TCCACTGTTTTTTCTGAGTTAGCCAACAAACCAGATATCGCAATGATCGCCAGAGGTGAGCCACAACATTTTCTCAATATCTGCTCAGAAATTTCTTGAAGGTATGAAGGACAATATTTATCAGACTTAAATAATCTTCTGTGAAATAACTGCCTTGAGTGCCCCATGTCAAGAGGCCTTATATTATAAACATGGCCATTGAAGGATGAACAGCAGAAATGAGCGACATCATTTATACGAGTAGTTGTGATTATTCTACCGCTAGAACTTGTAGTAGGGAATACACACTTAATAATATCCCATGTATCCATGTCCAATAtatcatcaacaacaacaaaataCCTGTACATGGACAAATAAATATTAGCATACTTTGAAATAAAGAGTGTACTATGTACACAGATACGGAATAAACCGAACACTTTAATATTAACAACAAGAAGAGGATAAACACAAGTGCCAAAAGGGCATATGATACAGACTTAATTGGTTGTGCTCGCCTATTAGTTTGGCGCACTACTGAGCGCAATGGGGTAAGCAATTGTTTAAACAAGAGGCGTGACCATGAAATAGAACAATACTGTACAATTATGTTGAAAGGCGAGATATGGATCAAAAGATGAATAATCATATATACATATTTTTTGTCAACGGGGCGTCGATTAGGTGTTCATTAGCAACCAAGGCAAGAACCTGGGTGTGGACGCACAGATTGAGTGATTAAAGCCAAAATAGAGTAAATTACACATATACAATATATAGTAAAATTGTAGGCTTAACCTCCTAGACTATTGATTTGGCCATGCTTTTCATTTAAAAATTGGCTTAGTGAACCTCATAGATTATAATTTTACTTATTTTGGATGGCTAAATCGCCGGTGGTGCATGGCTTTGTAGGGCCAAAATAGTAGCTGAGGCCCTCATCGGAGCAGATCTCAAGAGAGCATTGCGGCATTGAGTTGGCGGGATGagacatgagaggaagaagagcgAATGGAAGCATTGTGGATCTGGTCTGGAAGGGAAAGATGCCCATAGAAGGGAGATGTGGAGGTGAAAAAAAGGTGACACGTGGCAGTCTTCAGGTGAAAACAATGGTGACGTGGATCACATTCCTACAGAACCACCATCTATCTCTACTTCTAAAAAAGGAGTTGGTAGTTCAGTACGCACGGTTTATTTTTGTCTCCATGGTTTATTTTCACATCCAtctcccaccaccaccaccacccctccaTGCTGGTTTTTTTTCTCTCACACTAAAAATCCAAATGATTCATGACCCTCCTATTGTCTTTTTGTGCTTGCTTTGGCATGTACCAATTCAATTCAATCACATAAATAATAGGTAATTAAGAATTCCGAAATCACACCATATAGGTGAGATCACTTTCCTAAAAGACAAACAAAAGGAGAGGAAATTAATTTCATACATGCTTATATTAGGTAGGACCATGGTTTTGGGTACCCAGCGAAATATTCAGATATCGGGCGGTATCTGCGTTTCTCGTTGACACACGAGAAATCTATGTACCAAGAAAAAAATCAAATTATTTTGAAACGTTTGAATTTAAACATTACAGATATGGTTAAATATAGCGGGAACTCCCATAAATGCATTGCTAGTGCTGGTGTGGTGGTAAACACGGGCTTCAGTATCGATTCGTGTAGTTGCAGGTTTGTGGTTCGTCCCTGCTtatttttgcaccttttttgatgagTGTAGAAAAGGGAGGTTAGCAAAAAAGTATGGTCATGCCGGGATTCGAACACTCAAACGAAAGTAAACTATAGATGTGATCTAACCAGAGCGCAATAATGTGATTGTTGACGAAAAGCAGTCCAGTGATAATCTATAGTATGTTAATAAAATTGAATTCAAATTTGGTTTTCAAATCTCATTCAAAAAATTGTGGTAACGGCGAATTCTGTTGCCCCACTAGAAAAAAAGTTGACTCGGGATCCAAAACCTTGGGTGGGACATCAATTACGTGTTAATTATGTGAGTGCATTGATGTTATATATGATATGCAATTCATTTAATGCTAAACATGTTGAGCTCTCATGGAGCAATCAAGGTCGTCGTATTGATAATTGTCCGATGGCCGACACTAATTGGATATGCCCTTTTGAGTTTTTTATATTGATATTGTTTGATATATTTTGCTGGATGGAGAATGGTGCGACTTGTCGAGTCGGGAGTGGCATGTGACCGGGGAGATCCGGGTAGGCATGGCGAGCCAACAACGCATGTTCGTTGGTAGCGGCACGAGCAAGGGGCTACGGTGCACAGGAAGTTTTTTTTTACCTGAGTGGAGGCAGTTTTGGAGCAGCAGTTACGGTGGTGAGACGTGTGGACATGTGATTTTCGTCCGGTGTGTTTTTTCAGCTATGTGATATATGTTGTGCCAATTTTTTTCTAGTAAAGAAAAGATTCAATGATTCCTAATTAAGGTGTTACGGAAATTAGGGCTGATGTGTTTTTTCAGTTACGTGGTATATGATgtgattatttatttcctaattAAGGTCCAATGTTTCCCATTAAGGTGTTGTGGAGTCTTGAGATGATTAAAAttaattagtaaatacatgaatTTGATGTGATATAACATACATGCAATCTGGTCCATTAATGGATGATGGATGTGTAGTTGAGATACAATAGAATGTATGCTTGGTCTGACACATGCAATATGAACGTATTTAAAATTGCACTACATGGTCTAAAACATCATTTGTTTCTTGTTTCCTCAGGCGTATTTGTCAAACAGTGTTGCCCCACATGTTTCCCCACTTTGATTTATGGGGTATGACAATTTCCATCATAGTTTTAATGAGAAATTTAGTTTCATTAATTATCAATGGGGCAAAGGCGTAATAATACACAAATTATGGACGTCCAATCACATGCTAAATTattagaatatttagaaaaatcTAAATATATTTAGTTACATGAACCATCTGGCTCAATGTCTCCGGTTGCTTCCGCATATTACCTGACAGATTGTTGAAGTctgaggaagaggaggacgagtaGAAATTTTCTGAGGAAGAAAACGAGTAAGTGTAGCAAGCTGAGCACTTGGGGGAAGAAAACATATCAAAACGACGCTACATTGGCCAGATGGTTCATGGTGTTGTAGAAGGGAAGAGTCTTCCAAGAAGTAAGAGGAAAAAAGGAACTAAAGTGGCTAGGTGGTCCATGATACGGAGAAGGGAAGAGTGTTCCAAGaaataaagagagagaaaaagaaagaaagattaTTCTAGGATATAAATAGGAACGAGAAATAAAATTggcgaagaacaaggaagaagatatGGCATCGCTGATGAATGCACTGATGTTGACGTTGTGCTGGTTGGCACCAACGGGACGGGTTGGCGAAGAGGTTAGGAGTATAAGATGTAGGGAGAATGAGAAAAGGAAGAATGAAAGTATCCCTTCTAGCAGTGAATGGTGTGTAGGCTAGGGATATGTTCAGGTTGCTACTTACCTTCCACGTTAATTTGTATGTGTTTATTTTTTTTGTTAGTCTGTGGCAAAACGCAGACATTTTGTTTGTATCGTCAAAACCACGGTCTAAAGTAGTTCGTGAGGTAATTGCACCAGAAATTATAGTACAGGATGTTAAAAGAGCTCAGGGAGAATTAGTAGGACAAAAAAGTGAGCCAAGTTGTCAGTAGTGTGAGGCAATGGACTTTTTCCACACATAAAATACTGAGGGCAGGTTACGGGGCTCTACTTCTGACACAAACTTATGCCATATATTAGTCAACAAACGGAGTAGCTATGTCTTGAAGAACGTAGAATATCAAAGGAGAAGGACATTAGGGAATCTCCAACGTGAACCTCTAAAACGGACACGGCGTCTATCCGTGAACGGTCTGGACACATCTGCGGATGGTGATATGGTAGTCGGCCAGCCAACCATGTCCGCTTAAATTTCAAATAGGATTTGAACAAATTGGGCGATTTTCATGCAAAGCAGATGGTTTTTATTTAAACCAGAACACATTCATTACTCTCTCCGTTCTATTTCTCTTCTTGTTTAAAACATCAACCCAGTCTTTATTACTACAAACATTTGAAAATCAATTTTTTCTAACATGATATAGGGAAAACAATATAAACATAGTATGTCATGGAACTGTTCAACAAATTCCACTAGTATAGTCTTCCTATGACATGTCAAAATAATATTTTGTATAAATTcaagtttcaagtaaaagggaaaagaaaagataaagataGCATGCACCTTTTGTCCGCTAGGAAATCATTGATCTTGCTGATGAGTTGTTGTATACTCCCCACATCTGTACTACCATAATTATTTTTAGCCAGTTGACTGAGAATGGTTCTCAAGATATTGATCATGTCTGCATTTCGTGACACCGATATGAAAGCCCTGCACTCGTATTGTCCTTTGAAATTTTGATACACTTGGTTTGCAAGAGTTGTCTTTCCCATACCTCCAGATCCAACAATGGAGACTATCTTCGGTTGTTGTTCTTTCACTGGTGCATGGGCAACCTCTTCCGTTAACAACTTGATTATCTCAGACTTTGGTTTATCAATTCCAACGAGTTTTGATGCATGCTCGAAGATAGCAAGAGCTCTAGGGTCAATGGTCGCATTGATGGTCTTGGGGAAGGTCTCACCACTCTTGTAACTTGCATTCCACTCACCCACATTGATGATTTGTTTCTTCATATCATGGATCTCTTTTCCAATCCGACGATGAGCCTTCATCTTTCCCAACTTCCCTAGTGAGGTTTTGATCTTCTCAATAAAGCCAGCTGGCTTTACGTCATTGTCATCGACACTTTGCATGAAGTCGTCGATGCCATCCTCCATATCATAGGACAGCTCCCGCAACTCATTCATCCAAAATTTATCTTGCACATCAGGATCCTCCTCCTCTGACAACTTCAGGAGTAAAGCCTCCATGGCAATGAGCTCGCTAGTGAGGGACTTGATCTCCTTGCGCACACCCTTGAAACGCTTGTACTCGTCGCCGAGAAGGGCGGTTAGCTTCTCTAGGACGGGTTTTATGGCCCCAGTTGTCACACTCACCAAAGCCACCTCCATGCTTTCACGGTTGTGGAAAGTTAGCTTAGAGCTCGCTGATGCAAGTTTGTGTGGATGGATTCTTGGAGACATGCCATCACAGGTGGAGACGCTCCCTGCCTCAGCTTTATACTCTGCACAGTTGCAACAATCGCGAGTAGTTGGTTAATGTTGCATCCAGTCATTGTAAttaaactaccaccatgctctctTCCCACATTTGTAACCTCATATGCTAAGGAACCCATCTTACCTTCTGCTGTGCCTTTCTGTGAAGATTGGGAATCCATTTCCACATCCACCCCCACAATATGTTGCGGGTCCATTTGAGCATCTTTGTAGATAGTAGATTCTGCAGGTAAGAAATTTGACCAACACTTGTCAGAAATGTAAAACCTGTATCAGCCGAGAAATAAAGCGTTGCTTTCGACTTTCAGAAGTTCATAGAAACAAATAATGCCATAATTAGCATTTAGCAGTGGCGAATATGCTATAGTAGATTCTTTACAACAACATCACAATAATTAGACACACCCATGATGGCAAGTTCACAAACGTAGCTGTTTTATTTGGTTAGTTGTGGAATGGCAACTCCAGCAGCCCCCCTATGATTACTCTCTATAGCTAATaggaagaaagtgagaaaaaggtGTTCTGCAATACTCTATAACCATTGCAAATTGTTTGGCTAACAGAGTGCATAATGTGGCAAATAATGCACGTTCTAATCCACAAAAAATAGCCTACATTTTATGATGCAACATAAATACAGAATATATTCCTACAGAAACATGAATACACAATATTTGTACAATTTATTCCGCCAAAAAAAATATTTGTGTAATTTGGATCAACTCGTCAAATACATGTATCCAACTCCAACCTATATCTTTGACCATCATATCCCTTGGTCAAGCACTACACACGCAAATTTAGCTATGAATGATACACTTGTAGTCCTTGTTCAGTAAACTAAGACAAGAACTATATATTAGCCTTGACACCCATTCCATTTCTTTTTATGTATTGAAAAGAATAGGGCTTAAATATGAATCAATTATTCTTACCTTCTTCAATGTGTGTAGACAAGGACTCCACCGCTTCGATGATTTCCTCTTCCTCCACCATATTATGTCCGTCCGATATTTGAACTTGTGGCGGCGGAATGTTAGAGGATCTTGTGGCAACCTCCCAAATCCCTGCGTCCCCCAAGGTGATCTCAACATGGAGATTTTTGAGAGAACTGAGATACTTGATGCCATAATCACCAAACACAGGATCTCTCTGTCCCTGCACGTAGCACAGAAGCCCAAGCCTTGCTAGCTTCGGCAGAGCCTCTGGTTCGGTTACCAACCCTGTCCAACTATTCAAGCAAGTGAGTGTAAATTTCGTCAGACAGTGGAACAACCCGGGCTGAACCACTATCCTTTGTTCTGCGGCTGCAACCTGCGATGATATGCTGAGAACTAACAGAGCTGGCAGGGATCCCAAAACATTCATCATTTCCTCTTCCACTTGATAAACCCTGATGTCGAGGAAATCAAGGTTGACAAGCGAGATTATCCTCTCTGGAATTCTGGGGAAATAATATCCTCCGCTCAAATAGAGTTTCTGAAGAGACTGAGGATGAGGTGACCAAGAATCCAAGAAACTGAGAGAAGAACCATATTTGCTTTCGATGCTTAGAGATTGGAGCTTGGATAGTTCCTTCAGCGACAAGAGTAGATTATCCTCATATCCTTTAATATCACCGCACACATCGGAAATGGACCATATTAGTTGGACAATCCTCAGTTTAGTCAACTGTCCCACACCCAACAGTGAATTTGTTGAGTTGGTGGTGTTAACTTGAATCCCTGAAAGCTCCTCCAGAGACTGCATGTCGCCAACTCCATCTGGCAATTCCACATTACAGACAAGTAAATATACCAAACGCCATAAGCCAAGAATGCTTGTTGGCAGCCTTCTGATGGAAGTCTTGGTAAGATCAAGAGTCTCAAGAAACTGCAGTTCCCCTATCTGTTCAGGAAGCTCAACAACTCCACTCATTTGGAGTCCCAAATACTTCAACTGAAAAAGGCTCCCTATAGTTCCAAGATAGTTTTTACATGGATCTCCCTGAACATCCAAATCTAACACCCGTAACGCTTGATTATTTGAAAGGATCGGTGCACTTTGAGCAGACCCAAAAACTGTGAGTGAGCGGATGGGAGAAGCAGATATGGTTGATGGAATTGGAAAATGTTTTTGACCATGGTAGTTGAGAGATAACCGTCGGACCTTGTCTGTTGTGCGGAATTCTTGAGCCTTTCCATCAACCAACATACCAAAGTTTTCTTCAGCAGATATGGATTCAATTAGACTAAGTATCAAATTATGGACTTGACAGGCTTCAGCTCGACCATCATACTGGATTCCCACAGGTTGGACCATCCCCCTGTTAATAAGTTCATTGAAATAGCGCTGCCCTACTTCTTCCAAGTTGTCATGTTCACTTCTCATGCCGATGAAGCCTTCACCTATCCATCTTCTTACTAATTTGTTTCTGCTGATGATATAGCCTTCCGGATACAAGCATAGATACAGTAAGCATGTCTTCAACTGCTGGGGAAGGTCATTATAACAGATGTACAATATATTTTTCACTCCTTGAAAACTGTCGCAACTGTGGGCCTGGCTCTCCTCAGGTGCTAAACCTTTCTTTTTGAGGTGACCCTCAAGTGCTAAATCAATAAAACCTTGTATCACTTTCCATTGCTCTTCTGAACTTGACTTGCTGGCCAGCAAACTAGCTATGGTGAGGATTAAGATTGGCCACCCACCACATTTTCTCAGCATTTCAGTACCAATTTCTTCTAAGGAATAAGGCCACTGCTTTTCAAGGCCAAATGTTCTCTCCATGAATAATCTTGTTCCTTCTACTTCCGGAAGATATTTCATTCGATATATCGAGTCTGCAGCAGTTGAGCAACATGACATAGCTATGTCATCGATGCATGTCGTCATCAATATTCGACTGCCAAGATTATTTCCAGGCAAGGCACATCTGATCAATCTCCATGCACGTGTGCTCCACACACCGTCGAGCACGACAAAGTACCTGTCATGCGGTTTAAGAATCAACATTTAGTCAACACATTCTAGAGAGAAGCACTGTGTAATTCCTGTACGTATCGAGCCTATTTTCAGATACAAGACTACATGTATGCATCCAACATACCAGAATGTATAAAAtatcctctctctttttttctaaaaCAGAGTAGCAATGAACATGACATACTACTTTTGACTAAACCAGAATAATCTCATATTGATGGGCAGATGAATTTCAGACTGAAGCAGCTTAATTAcaactccctctgtaaactaatgtaaggcatttttgcagttcaaattgaactacaaaaacgtcttatactAGTGTACAGAGGTAGTACTACTAGTTTAATTTGAATGAGTAGACTCAAAATTAACGAACTACTTGTGGATTTCCTTCATAAACAACAAAGGACAAATGTGCACAACGCGGTAGCAACTGATATGAGCTGGAACATAACACAGTAATTTTGTATAGAAACAGAGTAATTGCATGTTGATGGACAGAGATGAACCTCTTGGCCTTGAGTACTTGTATGAGCTTATGCGTGAGTCGCTCCTCTTGGCATGCCTCTATGCTGGCACCTTGTTGGGCACTGAGCTGTGATCCAAGAGCTTGAAGAATCTCCTGAATGCTTGTGTTTTGGGACATTGACACAAAAGCGGAGCAATCAAATTTTCCTTGAATATCGTTAAATACCTCTTTGGTAAGTGTAGTCTTTCCTATACCTTCAGGACCCAGAACAGAGACCACCTTCAATTGTTGCTTGTCATCCATGACCATGAGCAGAGCCGTGAGCTCGTCCCTGGGGCCATCGATACCAACAAGTCCGTCCCCCCCGGCATAGAGTGCCGACAAATGAGCATCTATGGACATAGCTGGGCGCCAACTGGGTATGTCTTGTTCTGGGGGGAAGCTGGGCTCCATGCCGATCTTGAACCTCTTGTGCCGCTCAATCACTTCCGCCATACGAACCTTAAGCTCTTGGATCTTGTTGACCATCTCAAGATCTGATATGGGCTTCTTGGGGCGCCTTCTGAACCTCTTTAGCATCTTGACACGCCCAGCAGTCTTTTTGGGCATAACCCCGGCGCTGTCGCCATCACCGTCGCCGTGCGTGAAGAGGTCGACCAAGTCTTGCGTGTCGTAGGCGATCTCCCTCGCTTGCTTCGCCCACATCTTCTTCAGCAGCGTGTCCTCTTCCACCATGTGCGACATCTTCACGGCGTGGAGGGAGGACACCATCTCTTGGATGCTCCTCAGTTTCTCCTCGAAGAACTCCATCTCCCGTTTTGGGCGGCCATCGGGCAAGCGCGCACACAAGATGCTGATCTCCGCCAGGAGCGGGCCAATCACACCCATGGAAGCGCTTACCACAGCACCCTCCATCATCCCCCcctcaaactctctctctctctctctctctctctctgtgtgtgtgtgtgtgtttctccttctcttctctctctagaTGAGCTCTCTAGATGAGAAGGCGTAGAGAAGTATCATAGCACCGCTCAAGGGATTTATTTATGGCCTGTCACTTCTCAAAGGGAGTAGTTTAGTATATGAATTAATTAGGGGCGATCAATGAGGGGCCTTTTTCTTAAACAAACCACATCGGTACATACACCCAGCTGTACAAACTCCTATATGCAAACCATATCCTGTCTGTTAGTATCGAGAGAGTAGATTTtgtttttaacatcagtacagacacaagcgctcatatacacgcgcatacactcatccctatgaacgcacatgcgcacaccctacccctatgagcacctccgaaagactgagccggcatatcatcttgaaatttacgaagtcaccttaggcacctcgtcgtcgacgggaacgtctcctcccactgaatgcgcatcaccGGAAAACCTGAAATAAATCCCGGAATAAATGCGAGTactaggatttgaaccctggtgggctggggataccagagtccctctaaccatccaaccacagattggttcgcaGCCGGTAGATTTTGAATGGTTAGAGGGACCGTGGTATCCCcatcccaccagggttcaagtcttaGACTTGACACTGATGCTCGcattatttttctgaatttattttaggcCTTTCTGCGATGTGCGTTTAGTGGAACGAGATGTACCCGTCGATTACGAAGGCGTCAATGgcgactttgtcaatctcaagatgatgtaccGACTCAGTCTCTCCAAGTGCTCATAGAGttagggtgtgcgtgcgtgcattcataggggtgagtgtatatgCGTATGTATAAGTGtctgagtctgtactgtgttaaaaaaaagaaCCATTTTTTAGAAGAGTCGACGACGCGGGCGACCGTGTAACCCCAACCGCCAACCCGTCATCAAACCCTCACGCCACCGCCGGCAGGGAGCTCCGGATGAAGGAGGTTGTTGTGAAGGCGTTGGATGGTTGCTATTGGATGGCGAAGGAGATGTGTACCCAAGCGGCGGTCTTCTCCAGGCAATGGCAACAAGGGCATTGGTGAAgctggcggcggccggagggaTCCAACATGGAGTTCTTCATTGGTTTGTCCGGCCAGGCCGAATCATCAAGAAGTGGCTGCCAGTGCATCCTTCTAGATGGTGGCGAGCCTGACGTCACATCGCGGACCTGTCGTACAGCGGCATGGGTCATTTCTTTCAGTTCATCTTTAGAGAGTCTTCGTGTTTGGTTTGAAGCGGTGAAGCAACGACATTGCCCACGTTCCTTTGATGTGTTTATTGCCGGCAGAGGGTGTGGAGCTGTGTCTCCGGCGGGTCTTCCGGAGTCCAGTCGGCATAGGTTTTCAATGGACCTGTCTTGATTCAGCAGGTTTTTGTGGTCTTCAAAGTTTCTACACGTCAGTATCGGTTTTTTTTTGCGGGACGGTGATTTGCCTCCCTTATCGCGGCCAGCGACGTCTTCTGGTATGCATCTACGACTTTCTAGCAGTTGCTTCTATAAGCTTCCGGGGTAAAAGAAATTACTCCATCGAGGTGGACACCCAGAGATGGCATTGAGTTATGCTCACGGCACCCCATCCATTGGATGCGGGAGGAAGAAGACTTCACATCCCCAAAATTTTAAATGTATTTCTATTTCTTATAAGGGTCTGATTGCAAGGACACATGATAGTTAATACATCATAGAGCAAGGACTCATTTGAAACACATGATCAGAAAATACAGAAACATAAAAAACACAGTACTACGAAGAAGAAAAATATATAAAAGGCTTCAAGTTTGGTGTTTCGAACGAATAAATTGGACTGTCACAttaaaacgaagaacaaggttaaACCACAGCCAGATAAATGTTCATCACAGATGGATCCTACTTGTTATTGTCACTGAAGCAACATCGAATTAGTTAGAAATATTCCTTTGGTATAACCGTGTGTGCATCAGCATGCATCTAGCAATTAAGCAATAATAATTTACATCCATTCTCCACCAGAGACATCCTACCATAAAAATTAATGTGGGGCCGTGTGGCCCCTTCTATCTAAAAATATTCTCCACCAGACAACGTCCTTATACCCAAGTTCTTCTTCTACAAGTTCTTCTGCACAACGCATCTGCCTTGTCCTCTCACTCTATCTCCCTCTTTTCTCACAAGATGGATATCTCAAAATATAGCATATCGGTTTGAAAAATTGTCATTAACGTGTTGTACTTCTCACAGGGCTCTCTTGCGGGctgtttgctgaagcttttctctAGCTTAGAGCCACTCTAGTCCTGTCCACAGAAAGAtataataattttaaaaaaattagttCAAAGAATTaatcctaagagcatctctagccgatcTCCTAAAAGTTATAAATGGGAAAAGGAGCAGATGGCTCAGTCTCGCTCTTGCATGCCGCCTAGCAACAAGCCAGGTGATGAGCGTGGCGCCACCCGCACTACCACCGATGCCTGCCGTCCTCGCTCCTCACCTTCTCCGAAAGCCATTAACCATCAGCCCACATCCGGTGCTTGCTCGACGACGCCTTGGCCGGGGCCCTGATGCTACCGCCGAAGATGAGGTATCCCGCCATTAAGCTGCCCCCACTGCCCTTGTTCCGCGACTAGGTATCTCCTTCCATGTCCATGTTCTCTCCTCCTTCCAGTCTGGGGTGTTTGACCACGGTGACTTCCCCTCCCTTTTCAACCCTGGACGTCTCTAGGTCTCTCTGTCGTTCATCTCATCGTGTTTTTCTCCTGCCTCCATCTCCTTTTGTTGCGCCGCCCACGAGTCCCTTCCCGCTGTTGTGGTCGATGACCGCGTCCTCTCGGTCCAAGTGGTGATCCCCGCCGTGGCTCGCTTCGTCGCCGAGGTCGGCCCAGGGCTCATGGTTGCCAATAACCTAGTCTTGCATGCATGTTGGATGGCGATCGATtgctggagtaatagtagtagatgcagaaccgtttcTGTCTCCTTGtgacggacgtaatgcctatatacatgatcattgtcatgaatatcgtcataattatacgcttttctatcagttgcccaatagtaatttgtctacccaacGTATGCCTATATaagtgatcattgccatgaatattgTCGCCTCACCTATCTTCCGCTATCCACACATATCCTTACACCAtacctttttttttgcgggggtccTTACACCATACCTTGACCACCAAGTTCGGGACTTGAATCCCACTGGGCTGGTTCCACCACAGGAAACCAAGCCTGAACTATGTGAGGGTTGATCCAGTCGTAGATACTCTCAAGTTGTGAACAAGCGCTTTGTAAAGATGCTTTTCCTAGCTATTTGTCTCTCTTTAATAAAAGTGTggggtgagcccccccccccccccctctttataaagaAAACAATACACGGAGATATCAAAGAAGTGTTGGCGCATGTCGTAGGCCACCATACTAGTTGTTTTTTAAAGTGAAAGGATCGATCTCAAAACGAAACAATCAATAGGCAGGTGAATTAATTGGGGAGATGGTGGAGATGATCTACCGTAGAGTACAAAGAGATCCATGGAAAAATTAATCGGTGGTGAACTTGATTAGGGACAGATAGGGACGTAGAAACACTGGGACTAATTTGCGGGTTGGCCACATGGAGCAAGGAGAAAGTAATTAGTGTGTGATTATCATaaaaaactaattttttttctgaGGTGGATGGGCTGCATGTGGAGAGAAATCAAAGTAAGGGGGATGAACTTTATAGGTATATTGTATTAAAATGTTGCTTTGCTTTTGGTATGACTGACTGCACTGCCCTTTGGTATTTCTTGGATAGATGCTATGTATTGGGCACAGTTATGTTATATATAAAGGGAATGTCATGCTTCTTATGTAAATTTGATGCACTGAATTGATGCACTTTCAGCAACTACTTTCTGAACAATAGGTACTCCCTCCACAAATATAAAGACAATTAGATGTCAAGAGTAGTCATCTCAACGGTCTTATATTTTTTTTATCGGAAGCGCTAAAACTCAGTCGACTGAGTTTTAGTAAAGTCTTAGTCGACCGGCCTGGCGTTAGATTTGTTTTGCTTTTTTCTTTTGATGATTTGTAAACAGCCCATGTATGACGTTTTGGGTTGGCTTGCTCCAATTTGTCATTTGTTT
Above is a window of Triticum aestivum cultivar Chinese Spring chromosome 6B, IWGSC CS RefSeq v2.1, whole genome shotgun sequence DNA encoding:
- the LOC123139828 gene encoding uncharacterized protein — its product is MGVIGPLLAEISILCARLPDGRPKREMEFFEEKLRSIQEMVSSLHAVKMSHMVEEDTLLKKMWAKQAREIAYDTQDLVDLFTHGDGDGDSAGVMPKKTAGRVKMLKRFRRRPKKPISDLEMVNKIQELKVRMAEVIERHKRFKIGMEPSFPPEQDIPSWRPAMSIDAHLSALYAGGDGLVGIDGPRDELTALLMVMDDKQQLKVVSVLGPEGIGKTTLTKEVFNDIQGKFDCSAFVSMSQNTSIQEILQALGSQLSAQQGASIEACQEERLTHKLIQVLKAKRYFVVLDGVWSTRAWRLIRCALPGNNLGSRILMTTCIDDIAMSCCSTAADSIYRMKYLPEVEGTRLFMERTFGLEKQWPYSLEEIGTEMLRKCGGWPILILTIASLLASKSSSEEQWKVIQGFIDLALEGHLKKKGLAPEESQAHSCDSFQGVKNILYICYNDLPQQLKTCLLYLCLYPEGYIISRNKLVRRWIGEGFIGMRSEHDNLEEVGQRYFNELINRGMVQPVGIQYDGRAEACQVHNLILSLIESISAEENFGMLVDGKAQEFRTTDKVRRLSLNYHGQKHFPIPSTISASPIRSLTVFGSAQSAPILSNNQALRVLDLDVQGDPCKNYLGTIGSLFQLKYLGLQMSGVVELPEQIGELQFLETLDLTKTSIRRLPTSILGLWRLVYLLVCNVELPDGVGDMQSLEELSGIQVNTTNSTNSLLGVGQLTKLRIVQLIWSISDVCGDIKGYEDNLLLSLKELSKLQSLSIESKYGSSLSFLDSWSPHPQSLQKLYLSGGYYFPRIPERIISLVNLDFLDIRVYQVEEEMMNVLGSLPALLVLSISSQVAAAEQRIVVQPGLFHCLTKFTLTCLNSWTGLVTEPEALPKLARLGLLCYVQGQRDPVFGDYGIKYLSSLKNLHVEITLGDAGIWEVATRSSNIPPPQVQISDGHNMVEEEEIIEAVESLSTHIEEESTIYKDAQMDPQHIVGVDVEMDSQSSQKGTAEEYKAEAGSVSTCDGMSPRIHPHKLASASSKLTFHNRESMEVALVSVTTGAIKPVLEKLTALLGDEYKRFKGVRKEIKSLTSELIAMEALLLKLSEEEDPDVQDKFWMNELRELSYDMEDGIDDFMQSVDDNDVKPAGFIEKIKTSLGKLGKMKAHRRIGKEIHDMKKQIINVGEWNASYKSGETFPKTINATIDPRALAIFEHASKLVGIDKPKSEIIKLLTEEVAHAPVKEQQPKIVSIVGSGGMGKTTLANQVYQNFKGQYECRAFISVSRNADMINILRTILSQLAKNNYGSTDVGSIQQLISKINDFLADKRYFVVVDDILDMDTWDIIKCVFPTTSSSGRIITTTRINDVAHFCCSSFNGHVYNIRPLDMGHSRQLFHRRLFKSDKYCPSYLQEISEQILRKCCGSPLAIIAISGLLANSEKTVDLWDQVNGSIGHALEGNSSVEGMMKILSLSYFDLPPYLKTCLLYLSIYLEDSTIEKEGLIRRWIAEGFIHREGRYTSYELGKRCFNELLNRGLIQPEKIDNYGKVNSCRVHDTILDFIMSKSTEENFVTLPGVPILRIGDQSKVVRRLCLQGVKGGDSTVLTTGLMLSHVRSLVVARGLVEIPSLEEFRHLHVLDFSNQLLKEHDLQNIMRLFQLRYLNLKGTKIRKLPEQIGCLGCLEILDLRDTFVKVLPVSIINLGKLRHLLVDHVKFPNGIAKMQALETLEYVKVPIQPFDFLYGLGQLKNLRKLGLNLRFVVDSDSDTEDMDVVWEDRIKAFTSTLCKLGTQNLRSLLIVSGKSLLREPLCMPTLEKLITQYSTVPRVPEWVSSLRDLKQLRIHVGVVKPDDLCILGALPSLLILHLEEETESNDQLIINAEVGFPILKIFIYVAIVCPEDVIFTAGSMPKLEKLALKCLRAVEADYLDFGIQNLPCLSTVKVEVPYDSLQAVKTAMERAASAHPNHPTIVTEYGRASSSRIRTCSRLG